The following are from one region of the bacterium genome:
- a CDS encoding glycosyltransferase family 2 protein, producing the protein MKFSIVTPVYNGQKYIAETIESVLSQEGDFEIEYIIEDGGSTDGTTEIIKSYAEKVSSGSFPLKCRGVSLKWTSEKDRGMYDAINKGFTKATGDIYAWINSDDTYLPEAFAKISAVFSHFAEVSWLKGITSFRFEDENKDEPGICYIYNRKWIAKGIYGRYTYFIHQDSVFWRRELWRKIGSVPDKYKLAGDYYLWIEFAKRAKLWSLNSTVSRFRKNKGQLTDNMKKYRDEQSDISKKGGILPFFVKLFFYGKSKLGWKIFDPVFSFLYTLMFPNRNKFFIELNEKKAYQIKKTDSYIAR; encoded by the coding sequence ATGAAATTCAGTATCGTCACCCCCGTTTATAACGGCCAAAAATACATAGCCGAGACCATTGAGAGCGTCCTTTCCCAAGAGGGCGATTTTGAGATTGAATACATCATAGAAGACGGCGGTTCAACTGACGGCACGACCGAAATCATAAAGTCATACGCGGAGAAAGTGTCTTCCGGTTCTTTCCCTTTGAAATGCCGAGGGGTTAGCTTAAAATGGACTTCTGAAAAAGACAGAGGAATGTATGACGCCATAAACAAAGGGTTTACAAAAGCCACGGGAGACATTTACGCGTGGATAAATTCCGATGACACATACCTGCCGGAAGCGTTTGCCAAAATTTCAGCCGTTTTTTCCCATTTTGCCGAAGTATCATGGCTTAAAGGCATTACTTCGTTTCGCTTTGAAGACGAGAACAAAGACGAGCCGGGCATATGTTATATTTATAACCGCAAGTGGATAGCAAAAGGAATATACGGAAGATACACCTATTTTATTCATCAGGATAGCGTTTTCTGGAGACGAGAGCTTTGGCGGAAAATCGGAAGTGTTCCCGATAAATACAAGCTCGCCGGAGATTACTACCTATGGATAGAGTTCGCCAAACGGGCTAAACTGTGGTCGCTAAACTCCACTGTCAGCCGGTTTAGAAAGAACAAAGGACAACTCACGGACAACATGAAAAAGTACAGAGACGAACAGTCGGACATATCAAAAAAGGGCGGAATCTTGCCTTTTTTTGTAAAATTGTTCTTTTACGGCAAATCAAAACTCGGATGGAAAATTTTTGACCCCGTTTTCAGTTTTTTGTACACACTGA